Part of the Leptospiraceae bacterium genome, CGCGGTCGCCTGTCGCATGTTGCAATCGGGTGAAATTGATAGACTTGTTTTGACCCGTCCTGCTGTGGAAGCGGGAGAGTCCCTTGGTTTTCTTCCCGGAGACTTAACTCAAAAAGTAGACCCGTATCTTCGTCCTATCTACGATGCGCTTCATGAATGCATTGGATTTGAGAGAGTGCAGGTTTTGATTTCTCTAAACAAGATCGAAATTGCGCCTATCGCTTTTATGCGGGGGCGAACACTCAATAACTCCTTTATTATTTTAGATGAAGCACAAAACTGTACTGTGTCTCAGTTGAAAATGTTTTTAACACGTATTGGTAAAAATTCCCGCATGAGTCTATCGGGTGACGTCACACAGATTGACTTAGAGAGAGGCCGTTCCGGACTCGAAAAGGTTCTGTCTATTATGAAAGATACTCCGCAAATTGGAATCATGTTTTTAGAAAAAGAGGATATTACGCGTCATCCGCTCGTTTCCGTGATTGTGGATAAGTTCGAAGGGATATAGTCTTGACCTTCTTAGAGCATTTAGAATCTTTCATGGCAAATACAACGGATGCGCTAACGAAAGTTCGCCCTATTCATTTTGTTCGCCAACTCCAACTTTATCTCGTTTTAGTTACATTAACTATGGTAACATATTTTCTTGCCTCTCCCTATCTCGGTCAGGAGAAAACAGATATGGGAGATGAAAGTTCCTTAGCTGTCGGAAATGTTTCTCCGGAGACAATCATTTCGAACAAAGAAATTATCTATGATGATTTGGATAAAACAAAACTAAAACGTGCAGAAGCCTATAAGTCCGCATCGCTCGTATTTGAGAGAGACTACTCTGTGTTAATCAGTCAAATTCAAAATTACATTGATGAAGACTTTGAAAATCTAAAAGTCATTGCATCCGATGGAACGAACAATAAGAATTTTGGTTTTTTAGTTTACAAAAATATTCGG contains:
- a CDS encoding PhoH family protein, with amino-acid sequence MPKEKTSPPVQEKFEFNNEALYQKVCGINDSRLKDLESYLGITIIPRGYSLIVNGQKDKVDIAMEFFKNLVDNYKKRPDKEDFDSFDLNYLIKQENTQDGWTPSEKILSTFKGKQIFPRTKNQEKFVHSLMKNLITFGVGPAGTGKTFLSIAVACRMLQSGEIDRLVLTRPAVEAGESLGFLPGDLTQKVDPYLRPIYDALHECIGFERVQVLISLNKIEIAPIAFMRGRTLNNSFIILDEAQNCTVSQLKMFLTRIGKNSRMSLSGDVTQIDLERGRSGLEKVLSIMKDTPQIGIMFLEKEDITRHPLVSVIVDKFEGI